In Thermococcus camini, a genomic segment contains:
- a CDS encoding ribbon-helix-helix domain-containing protein: MAEMVDYPVSVRLPGYVLKKIDELVKKKEFRSRSDFIKFAVTLALGQMMMEEAKELAKGLTLQDIRAETEEARRMLAAGDFEDEWPEVKDILKEVDEEYKKLTGARG; this comes from the coding sequence ATGGCGGAGATGGTAGATTACCCCGTCTCCGTGAGGTTACCGGGGTACGTTCTCAAGAAAATAGACGAGCTGGTGAAAAAGAAGGAGTTCAGGAGCCGTTCAGACTTCATCAAGTTCGCCGTTACGCTGGCGCTTGGACAGATGATGATGGAAGAAGCCAAGGAACTCGCCAAGGGCTTAACGCTTCAGGATATCCGGGCGGAGACAGAGGAAGCCCGGAGAATGTTGGCCGCTGGGGACTTTGAGGACGAGTGGCCTGAAGTCAAGGACATTCTCAAGGAAGTTGATGAGGAGTACAAGAAACTCACAGGTGCCAGGGGATGA
- a CDS encoding putative toxin-antitoxin system toxin component, PIN family: MPGDEVVVDTNVVLAAMIRPSGLGALLIKALDENFLVNYTSEEALHELSLKIGLLAENGKLSSEWKRILARYLRGSLTVSPSREFNLSRDPNDNKWLEIAYEGKVGYILTWDDDLIALRDENKVVCLEDHALKILQPVEFYHEVLKRLC, translated from the coding sequence GTGCCAGGGGATGAAGTAGTCGTGGATACCAACGTTGTCCTAGCGGCCATGATTAGGCCAAGTGGGCTGGGGGCACTCCTCATTAAAGCCCTGGACGAGAATTTTCTCGTAAATTATACGAGTGAAGAAGCGCTCCATGAGCTCAGCTTAAAGATTGGCCTCTTAGCTGAGAATGGGAAGCTCTCTAGTGAATGGAAGCGGATTCTGGCCAGGTATTTGAGGGGCTCCTTAACAGTCTCGCCTTCGAGGGAGTTTAACCTCTCCAGGGACCCCAATGATAACAAATGGCTGGAAATTGCCTATGAGGGAAAAGTGGGGTATATCTTAACTTGGGACGATGATTTGATAGCTCTGAGGGACGAGAACAAGGTTGTGTGCTTGGAGGACCATGCTCTTAAAATCCTCCAACCCGTTGAGTTCTATCATGAAGTTCTGAAAAGACTTTGTTAA
- a CDS encoding type IV toxin-antitoxin system AbiEi family antitoxin domain-containing protein encodes MEKNYYLTKTEQDIMRAIRGADIVSVDELQELFPNLTAEMLWKALSSLSKKGYLTRLKKGLYLVNEGPGSPSIKNPYRIALAIFPGYIAFSSALRLYDLLDYEPFTIFVATPRKSGERTIGEYTIKAVALGEKATGMTLKDGIYTSTLAKTFFDCFYKPRYCGGYSEITKAFYEAEKLDWDEFLGYFERFASDSLCQRTGYVLELLKNELGIDIPERVLDYLRGRVRSWTKLVPTLPSRGRSIKGWKVIDNLGKEKILGWAYG; translated from the coding sequence ATGGAGAAAAATTACTACCTTACAAAAACTGAACAGGACATCATGAGGGCAATACGCGGAGCTGATATAGTGAGTGTTGACGAACTGCAGGAACTCTTTCCTAATCTTACCGCTGAAATGCTCTGGAAAGCTCTTTCGAGCCTCTCAAAAAAAGGGTACCTCACAAGGCTGAAGAAAGGCCTCTACCTCGTCAACGAAGGGCCAGGAAGCCCATCAATAAAAAACCCCTACCGGATAGCCCTTGCCATATTCCCGGGATATATAGCCTTCTCTTCCGCCCTGAGGCTTTACGATCTGCTTGACTATGAGCCGTTCACGATATTCGTGGCCACACCGAGAAAATCCGGTGAGAGAACCATTGGGGAGTACACGATCAAGGCCGTTGCCCTGGGAGAAAAGGCCACAGGAATGACGCTTAAGGATGGAATCTACACATCCACCCTCGCGAAGACGTTCTTCGACTGCTTTTACAAGCCGAGATACTGCGGGGGCTACTCTGAGATAACAAAGGCCTTCTACGAGGCCGAAAAACTTGACTGGGACGAATTCTTGGGCTACTTCGAACGCTTTGCCAGCGACTCCCTCTGCCAAAGGACTGGCTATGTTCTGGAGCTCCTCAAAAACGAGCTGGGGATAGACATCCCTGAGAGGGTTCTTGACTATCTAAGGGGCAGGGTTAGAAGCTGGACGAAGCTTGTCCCGACTCTTCCCTCCCGCGGGAGGAGCATTAAGGGGTGGAAAGTGATAGACAACCTTGGAAAGGAGAAGATACTGGGGTGGGCGTATGGATGA
- a CDS encoding nucleotidyl transferase AbiEii/AbiGii toxin family protein, producing MDEEMLRYLAAKTGLGLNYIAKEERISFLLSQLWEIFGEKAILKGGTALNRVYLAKIGAARFSEDIDIDYFNGDVGTAAEEIKEGMKLVEGFDVKGPRVLHRTFRFDCYYKNPLGNRDRVKVEFYLSRPPYVEARVELVKSPFVGEYPTMFMVYSFEDLLAKKLAALYNRTEGKDIYDSFHALNMEFDEKRLENALKLTFEFYHINNEDFLRSLIKKLDYAKENARYIGNSTNHFIPKSLRPNWEEMIESLKLRIEELGQVIPL from the coding sequence ATGGATGAGGAAATGCTCCGGTATCTGGCAGCGAAGACCGGGCTGGGTCTGAACTACATCGCCAAGGAGGAGCGCATTTCTTTCCTGCTGAGTCAGCTGTGGGAAATCTTCGGCGAGAAGGCGATACTCAAGGGCGGCACTGCCCTCAACAGGGTTTACCTTGCAAAGATTGGAGCGGCAAGGTTTTCCGAGGATATAGACATTGACTATTTCAACGGCGACGTTGGCACAGCGGCTGAGGAGATAAAAGAGGGCATGAAGCTCGTCGAGGGATTTGACGTTAAAGGGCCGAGAGTTTTGCACCGGACTTTTCGGTTTGACTGCTATTACAAGAACCCTCTCGGGAACCGGGACAGGGTTAAAGTTGAGTTCTACCTCAGCAGGCCGCCTTACGTTGAAGCCAGGGTTGAACTGGTTAAATCACCATTTGTGGGTGAGTACCCAACCATGTTCATGGTCTACTCCTTCGAAGATCTGCTCGCCAAGAAACTCGCCGCCCTCTACAACCGCACTGAAGGCAAGGACATCTACGACTCTTTCCATGCTCTTAACATGGAGTTTGATGAGAAAAGGCTGGAAAATGCTTTGAAGCTCACCTTTGAATTCTACCACATTAACAATGAGGACTTCCTAAGGAGCTTAATTAAAAAGCTCGATTACGCAAAGGAAAATGCCCGGTACATCGGCAACTCCACCAACCACTTCATTCCAAAGAGCCTGCGCCCCAACTGGGAAGAGATGATAGAAAGCCTGAAGCTCAGAATTGAAGAACTTGGCCAGGTGATCCCTCTGTAG
- a CDS encoding zinc finger domain-containing protein, producing the protein MEAKFEIPVCTSCGKEITPREHATHFVCPNCGEEIIWRCESCRVLSVPYKCPKCGWEGP; encoded by the coding sequence GTGGAAGCCAAGTTCGAGATACCCGTATGCACATCATGCGGAAAGGAGATAACCCCTAGGGAGCACGCCACTCACTTCGTCTGCCCGAACTGCGGCGAGGAGATAATCTGGCGCTGCGAAAGCTGCAGGGTGTTAAGCGTCCCCTACAAGTGCCCGAAGTGCGGCTGGGAGGGGCCGTGA
- a CDS encoding elongation factor 1-beta — protein sequence MSDFNLVGVIKVMPTDPEVNLDELEEKLKAVIPERFGLAKVEREPIAFGLVALKFYVLGRDEEGYSYDAVADLFREVENVESAEVETVSRI from the coding sequence ATGAGCGACTTCAACCTCGTTGGTGTTATTAAGGTCATGCCGACCGATCCGGAGGTCAACCTCGACGAGCTTGAGGAGAAACTGAAAGCTGTTATCCCCGAGAGGTTCGGCCTCGCCAAGGTCGAGCGCGAGCCCATAGCTTTTGGCCTCGTCGCCCTCAAGTTCTACGTCCTCGGAAGGGACGAGGAGGGCTACTCCTACGACGCCGTCGCCGACCTCTTCCGCGAGGTCGAGAACGTCGAGAGCGCGGAAGTTGAGACCGTCTCGAGGATCTGA
- a CDS encoding lipopolysaccharide biosynthesis protein, producing the protein MGSVSQLFSAVLGHVKNPLYRNSLYISLSMMVTAAAGFLFWNVAARLYSPSDVGTASAVISAISLVFTISMLGLNFSMIRFYPRYGERVIGSALAATLAASLAVSTAYALLAGRMGSFEGVFSAEFFALFALFSLASTAYNVLAIYAIARRKAEHSFVQSVLFSARFAFLFALVPLGTLGIVSSFGLGLLLGTVYGLASAGWVRPRLDTEFLRESLTFSVSNYVADLANMAPNYLMPTVVLTVLGSEEAAYFYIAFSVANLLMFVPNAVNTSFFVEGSHGLENVWRTLKRATLVSYAYLTAATGFVWFFGGLLLGLFGEEYMAGLKLLKLMMLGSFLVVPVNFSVTILNIRKRVREVALLNVLKAGLFLGLSYALLGQMGIAGIGVAWIGAYGTVLAVIALTGTIRRAA; encoded by the coding sequence ATGGGGTCGGTCAGCCAGCTGTTCAGTGCGGTTCTGGGGCACGTGAAGAACCCCCTGTACAGGAACTCCCTCTACATATCCCTGTCGATGATGGTCACCGCGGCCGCGGGATTCTTGTTCTGGAACGTTGCCGCGAGGCTCTATTCCCCGTCCGACGTTGGGACTGCCTCCGCCGTGATATCAGCGATAAGCCTGGTCTTCACAATATCGATGCTCGGCCTGAACTTCTCGATGATAAGGTTCTATCCCCGCTACGGGGAGAGGGTCATAGGCAGCGCGCTGGCCGCGACCCTCGCCGCCTCCCTCGCAGTTTCCACCGCCTACGCGCTGCTCGCGGGGAGGATGGGGTCGTTTGAGGGCGTTTTCTCGGCGGAGTTCTTCGCCCTCTTTGCGCTGTTCTCCTTAGCATCAACAGCCTACAACGTGCTCGCGATTTACGCGATAGCCCGGAGGAAAGCGGAGCACAGCTTTGTCCAGAGCGTACTGTTCTCGGCCAGGTTCGCCTTCCTGTTCGCCCTCGTCCCCCTTGGTACCCTGGGGATAGTGTCATCCTTTGGCCTGGGTCTGCTTCTGGGAACGGTTTACGGGCTGGCCTCAGCCGGCTGGGTGCGGCCAAGGCTGGATACGGAGTTTTTAAGGGAGTCCCTCACGTTCTCCGTCAGCAACTACGTGGCCGACCTCGCCAACATGGCGCCGAACTATTTGATGCCCACGGTTGTTCTGACGGTCCTCGGGAGCGAGGAGGCGGCGTACTTCTATATAGCATTCTCCGTCGCGAACCTGCTCATGTTCGTGCCCAATGCTGTGAACACTTCTTTCTTCGTCGAGGGGAGCCACGGGCTTGAGAACGTATGGAGAACCCTCAAAAGGGCCACGCTTGTCAGCTACGCGTACCTTACCGCCGCGACCGGCTTCGTGTGGTTTTTTGGTGGGCTTCTGCTCGGGCTGTTCGGCGAGGAATACATGGCGGGTCTAAAGCTTCTGAAGCTCATGATGCTGGGTTCCTTCCTGGTGGTCCCGGTGAACTTCTCGGTGACCATCCTCAACATCCGGAAGCGGGTGAGGGAGGTCGCCCTCCTCAACGTCCTCAAGGCCGGGCTCTTCCTGGGGCTCAGCTACGCCCTACTCGGGCAGATGGGGATAGCTGGGATAGGCGTGGCGTGGATCGGTGCATACGGGACGGTGCTGGCGGTGATTGCGCTCACCGGAACCATAAGAAGGGCAGCCTGA
- a CDS encoding tetratricopeptide repeat protein, protein MSDIKAEWENVLAAKDCEKLLELFDDYIDSIEAEEELREELGRLGEIAVECEDPYDLLHEIAHVYAHLDDSEAGIELYRRVAEKKKDDPEEYATALYYLADAYEHFGMPEKAIETYEELLKLEEEVLKNEREIALTLANLAVNYDELGETEKAIELMERARGIFEGIRDEKNHMISLLDLAHFRYELGDYDAAEALINEVLRNPREDEIEINARLVEAEIFAGRGEYDKAFRAIRDALVKAINVSDEIFGLVFDTLTDFIEGLFNEGSYGVVAENMEAFAELFEDDTAYFFRAIGELARWKAGENGAKERFDELYSQVENEDLKAILDEWKRPKLSLSLGL, encoded by the coding sequence ATGAGCGATATCAAGGCCGAATGGGAGAATGTCCTCGCCGCAAAGGACTGTGAGAAACTTTTGGAGCTCTTTGACGATTACATCGACTCCATCGAGGCGGAAGAAGAGCTGAGGGAAGAGCTTGGAAGGCTCGGGGAAATCGCGGTAGAGTGTGAAGATCCCTACGACCTGCTCCACGAGATTGCGCACGTCTACGCACACCTCGACGACTCCGAGGCCGGAATCGAGCTCTACAGGAGGGTGGCCGAGAAGAAGAAGGATGACCCGGAGGAGTACGCGACGGCTCTATACTACTTAGCAGATGCCTACGAGCACTTCGGCATGCCAGAGAAGGCGATAGAGACCTACGAGGAGCTCCTCAAACTCGAGGAAGAGGTTCTGAAGAACGAGAGGGAGATAGCGCTAACTCTAGCGAACCTGGCGGTGAACTACGACGAGCTCGGCGAGACCGAGAAGGCAATAGAGCTTATGGAGCGCGCGAGGGGGATCTTCGAGGGGATACGAGACGAGAAGAACCACATGATAAGCCTTCTTGACCTTGCGCACTTCAGGTATGAGCTCGGGGACTACGACGCGGCGGAGGCACTGATAAACGAGGTTCTCAGGAACCCGAGGGAGGACGAGATAGAGATAAACGCCAGGCTGGTCGAGGCGGAGATATTCGCCGGAAGGGGGGAGTACGACAAAGCTTTCAGGGCTATACGGGACGCCCTCGTCAAGGCCATCAACGTGAGCGACGAGATTTTCGGCCTCGTCTTCGATACGCTGACGGATTTCATCGAGGGGCTCTTCAACGAGGGCTCTTACGGCGTTGTCGCGGAGAACATGGAGGCCTTTGCCGAGCTCTTCGAGGATGATACGGCTTATTTCTTCAGGGCGATAGGTGAGCTTGCCCGCTGGAAGGCCGGGGAGAACGGTGCGAAGGAGCGCTTCGATGAGCTCTACTCCCAGGTGGAGAACGAGGATCTGAAAGCAATCCTCGATGAGTGGAAGAGGCCGAAGCTGAGTTTGAGTCTGGGGCTTTGA